One segment of Carya illinoinensis cultivar Pawnee chromosome 1, C.illinoinensisPawnee_v1, whole genome shotgun sequence DNA contains the following:
- the LOC122281161 gene encoding mitochondrial import inner membrane translocase subunit TIM23-1-like yields the protein MAHRLSDHEQGSDPSSQPRFYDPYQGIQFPIPARNVYQLPTGPQYLFDEEASRNRRGWSDNITFYTGCGYLAGAVCGGVSGLVSGVGSFEPGDTTKLRLNRVLNSSGHAGRAWGNRLGVIGLMYAGMESGIVALRDTDDVWNSVAAGLGTGAVYRAARGVRSAAVAGALGGVLVGLAVTAKQGMKRYVPI from the coding sequence ATGGCTCACAGACTCTCGGATCACGAACAAGGATCCGACCCCTCTTCGCAGCCGCGATTCTACGACCCCTACCAGGGCATCCAGTTTCCGATCCCCGCTCGGAATGTTTACCAGCTCCCAACGGGACCGCAGTACCTCTTCGACGAGGAGGCTAGCCGTAACCGCCGCGGATGGAGCGATAACATCACCTTCTACACCGGCTGCGGATACCTAGCCGGCGCAGTCTGCGGCGGCGTCTCCGGATTGGTATCCGGTGTCGGCTCCTTCGAGCCCGGGGACACCACCAAGCTCCGCCTCAATCGGGTCCTCAACTCCTCTGGACACGCTGGCCGTGCATGGGGCAACCGGCTCGGCGTCATCGGCCTCATGTACGCCGGCATGGAGAGCGGTATTGTGGCCCTCAGGGACACCGACGACGTATGGAATAGCGTGGCGGCTGGGCTTGGAACTGGCGCCGTGTATCGGGCGGCGCGTGGCGTAAGGTCCGCGGCGGTGGCGGGCGCCCTCGGTGGAGTCTTGGTCGGTCTTGCCGTCACTGCAAAGCAGGGGATGAAGCGATACGTGCCCATATGA